The genomic stretch TGATACTGTAAATATTTACATTCAACATATAGGTCACAAATTAATAAATATAAAAAACCAGAATATTAATAGCTAAATATAATTAATTAATAGTAACATTAATTCAGTATTGTTGATTTACTTTAATAATGAAAGCTATATCTCACTCATTAACTGGTGTAATTGCTACCTCTTTCCTTATTTCTACTAATCCTATTTACCTCTCCATTGCATCCATTGTTGCCTTATTGCCTGATTGTGATACTTCTACCAGTACTTTGGGAAGAGTTTATCCCTTTAAGTTTCTGGCGAAATGGATAGAGAAAAGGTATCCTCATCGATCGATTACTCACAGCTTCCTTATTACAGGATTAATTATTTTATTGTCATCTCCATTAATTTTGATTAATCCAATTTTATGGAAAACTATATGCTTATCCTATTTCGTGGGATGGTTTGGAGATGTTTTCACTAAATCTGGTGTTTGTGCCTTTTATCCTTCTCAAGCAAGATTAATTATCCCCGGTAATCCCCGTCTCAGATTATCTACTAATTCACCTGCAGAATATTGGTTAATTTCCCTTTTTGTTATTATCCTTATAATTTCTTTTTATCTTAATAATTTTGGGTCAATTACCAATGCTTTTAATAATTTTCTTAGGTTACCATCAGGTGCAATCGAACAAATTAGAAAAGATATTTCTGATAGTTTAATAACGATTAATATTAAAGGTTATCACACAATTACTAAGGAAAAAATTAATGATGATTTTGAGGTTATAGAGTTACTTACTTCTACTGATTTTTTAGGAAAAAAAGATAATGTTTTTTATAGAATTGGTACATCAGCAAATGTTAATATAAATGTATCATCAATGAAAATTATTAACCAAAAACCTATTAATATTAGAAGTACAGAGATTACTATAGATGATGATTACATTACAGAATATTTGGAAGAATTTAGTGATAGTGCTTTTATTACTGGTAACTTATTTACAGAAGATTGGGAAGATTTAATAATACCGAATAGAGCAGATATTTTTAATCCAATAGTTTTAAATATTGGTGGTAATTTATTCTTACAATCAGCACAAGTAAAGGAAGTTAAACAGTATCTTGATGATGCTTTTGTAACTGGTACAATAATTGTTAGAGAACTGGAATAATTTACTATAAGTTAATATTAATATCTATGGAAAATTATAAATAATATTGATAGTAAAAAAGGGGTATGACTAAAAAAAATTAACTATTTAAAACATCGAATAATTATCTTTGGTTAGTTGTACATACTTATTGAATTTTTCATTGATATATAATAATTGAGAGAATTAATTACTCTCAAACATGAAAATCTTTAAAATCCTGTTAATTATAAGTTCCCTAATTCTCTTTTCTTGTGGTCAATCAGAAGTAAAGAATACGATAGTATCTAATAATCTGACAACTATTAAATATCCTTTATACAAAGTAAAGCAAGGTAGTATATATGACGGTGATACACTCCGAGTCATTAGTAATAATCAAGAGTTAAAAATTCGTTTTGCGTGTATTGATACTAGAGAAATAAAACAAGATGGTGGTATTGAAGATCGAGATTTTCTTCGTTCTCTTTTAGCTAAAAATAATAATCAAGTAATGGTTCATATTACTGACGAAGATAAATATGGTCGAAGTGTTGCGGAACTATTTTTACCTAATGGTAAATTAGTACAAGAGATTCAGGCAAGAGCTGGACAAGCATTTCCTTATCCTCTTTATAAACAAGATTGTCCTAATTGGTCTAAAGTGGAACAAGCTGGATTAAGCGCTAAGAAAGAAAGATTAGGAGTTTGGAGTACGAATAATCCTGAGTATCCTTGGAATTGGCGAAGAAAAAATCAATGAGAATTGATAGTATTTTCTTGAATACCAAATTTAACAGCTGATAATTCTTCCCTTAATTCATTTTGTTTTTGCTGTAATTTGTAAACAGGAGAAAAATAAAACAATATCGACTGTAATTTATTGATTAATGGATTAGATGAATAATTCAATGGAGGATACTCTTTTATCTTATTTTCGATCGCTTCTATTTTTTTTTCCAATAATTGCACTTCTGGACTGTTGATAACGGCATTTTCTACTATCTCATCTAATTCCTGTGATAATACTCTTAAAGGGATTAAATTTATGATCATCAATAAAATGATTACTTTTTTCATTGTTTAAGATTATAAACCTATCTTTTTCTATAATAACTATAAAGGTGTTTTTACTCTTTCCTCAGCACAAAAACAATTAAGGAAAAAATTATTATCTTTCAATGCAATCACCGCCAATTAAATTAAGAACAAATAATGATTTAATTTCTGTTAATTCTTTAATATCTTCTGGTATCAAGTTGGGTCATAATTGCTACTGGAATCCCGAAAGTTTACCTAATCAACATATTGTAACTATCGGCAGTAGTGGCAGTGGCAAAACTCAAACCTTAAAGGCGATCGCCCACTCCACCCATCAATATTATCCTACTGTAAATATTTACATCATTGATTTTCACGGAGACCAAGAAATAGAAGGAGAAACTTATGTACCATTACACATGAGTAGTAAGTATGGAATAAATCCGTTAATCATTAACCCAGATCCTGAAGGTGGGGGAAGTAATATACAATCATTGATAGTTACCACAACCATTAAACAGACATTACAGTTAGGTTCAGTACAGGAAGGTAAATTATTATTATTGCTGAAAGAACTGTATCAATTACATGGTATTTATCAAAATGATTTAACAACATGGAGTAAAGAACCGCCCAATTTCCTAGATTTAGAGGAATTGATTCGGAAGTTAGCAGAAAGTGGCGATAAAGATGCCCAAAAATTAGAATTAAAATTAGAGGCAACTTTTCAGTATGGAATCTTTAGCCGTCCTCAATTACCGTTACTCTCTGGTGGTGGACTACTCAGAATTGACCTCTCTAAATTACCATCATATATTGGAGCTATAGCTGGTGAATCATTTGCTAATCAGTTATTAGTAAATCATAAGTTAATGGGTGAAGCTGAAGGATTAAGAACATTTATTATTATTGATGAAGCGAAAGAAATGCCAAAGAAAGATTATTCTGCTTTATCAAGAATTATGGCAGATGGTAGAAAATTTGGACTTGGTTTAATCGTTGCCAGTCAGTCGGAAAGACATTTATCTGCTGATGTTATCGGTAATAGTGCCACCAAGATTGTGTTACCAGTTGATCAAACTGAGGTAAAGAAAGTTAGCAATAAATTTAGGTTTGCCGAGGCTAAAGTTTCTAACCTTCAACCCTTACACGCATTAATTAGAATGGGTAAAGATGCGATCGAATCTCCGATTATTCCTTATTATCAAAGAATAAACGATGAAAATACTCCATCTAATATCTGTTAAAGAAATTTATAAATTATGCCCTAATCAATGGGTTAATGTTTATTTATTAGATAGTAATACAGCAGAATATATGATACTTGTCAAATTAAATATCTTGATTTAGATGATGATGATGAATTTTATGGATTAGAACTATTATGAATACTACTACGGCTAATATTCCAGCACCAGAAATCAAAAGAAAAGATAAAAACCAAGAACAAATAGAAAGAGTAAAAGAAGTTTACGAATTACTTTGGTATGCAGAAGAACAACACGGATTAATTACTTATATTGATTTAGCTAATTATGTGTATGAAAAAACTGGTAAAAAAATCAGTAATCGTGTTATTCAACGATATAAAATAGATCGTAGTGCTCAATTAAAAGCCTGTGGTATCCTCATTGCGGAAAAAAAATTAATCATTAAATATCTTGATAATCCTAAACTATTATATCCTGAATTATTAATTAAGATTAAGGCATTAAAACCTAATAAAGTAACTAAAAGATATATTAATATATTATCATGGATTGTTTCAATTATTATCGTTACTATTGGTTATTTTAGTTATAATTATTATATTAATTTATCTACTCAAAAAGATAAAATGGCTGTTTATAATGAGACTAAAATATCTTTAAATAATGATTATACTATATCTATTCTAAATGATATTAATAAGCCTTACTCTATTATTTCTGGTTATTTATTTATTGATGATTTAGAAGATATAAAAAACATTAATTTAATGCCAAAAGGTATTATAATAGATACAGAAAAACAGTTAATAAATATTGATGATGTACCGATGAATCAATTAATTTCTTTCCTAAATGGTACTTATAGTAAAGGTCAATTAGTTATAAAAGAAATAGAAAATGAAAATGAAATTTAACCCTTTTATATCTTCTGTTTTTCAGAAAATAATTATACTTTCTAGTATTTTAATAACATCATCTACAGTAATAGCAATTGCTCAGGATAATTCACCATCAATTATTGTGGAAGAGGACGAAAATCAACCAAAACGATTAAAAATAGATATTTCAGTCAGTGACCCTTTAGATATAAAAGTAAGAGAAGGACAAGTTATCAAAAAAGGAGAAGTAATAAGTGATAAAACACAACAACGTAAACAATTAGAACTACAATTAAAAAATACTAAATTAGCCTTAGCAAATATAAAAAATTCCATTATTTTACAACCGATTGAACCGCAACCAGTACCACCGCAACAGAATTTACCATCAGCGAATTTTGTTGAAGAAGAAACGACAGTACAATCAGCAGAATTGGAATATCAACAAGCTCAAAGAACCCTGTCGATCGCATTAGAGAATGATCCGTTGATAGCAGTAAAGGGAAAAATTCAAAGAAATCAAAGTAAGGTAGAACAAGGTAAGAGAGAATTAAGCAACCAAATAGAAAAAACAGGAATAATCGGTAATTTGAAGAATTTACCACCCGAAGTCTTGACCCATGAGCAACAAAAAATTAAACAGAAAGAATCAGAGTTAACCCAACAACAAGCAGAATATGATCTAGTACAAGCCGAACTTAATCAACTAAAAGAAAATCGTAAATTAGAATTGCAATCACTACAAGATAAAGTTTCGACCGCCAGAGCAAAATTAGAATTATCCCAAGCTAAATTACAGAAAGCTAAAAACGATCGAGCCTTATTAGAATATAATCACAGTATAACGGTAACAAGAAGAATAGAAGAAGCGAATCAAGCCCAGATAGCATACAATCGACAAATGCAAGAATACCAACAACAGGTAAGAGATAAAGAATTTAAGGTAACACAATTAACGGATAGTATAGGTAATATAGAGGATAAACTGAAACAAATAGCCGTAGTTACTTCCCCTTATTCAGGAACAATTAGAAAAATTAAATATGAAAAACAAGTCGATAATTCTATTAGGGTTACTATTACTCTTTCTACCGTTAACAACTCAGGCACAGGAAATTAATCTAACAGAGGATAAAGAGAAAGCTGTTGAGGAAATAACTGAGAAAGAGGAAATAACTGAAAAAATAACAGAGGAATCAATGGACGAAGAAATTGAAGAATCTCAGGAAATTGAATCAGATTAATTTTTTCTCTTTCTATATTCCCAAGGTTTTTCTATTCCTTTACTGTAAATATTTACACCCCTATCAATAGCGATCGATTCGGCAGACATTATTTTATCCCACACCGGACAATCTTGAGAATACGGGTAATAAGGAAACGCCCATCCTTCCTTTACCTGTTTTTCCTGCACAATTTCACCATTCGGTAAATAAACTACTGATACTTTTCTACTATATTTATCTGTAGTAATAATATCTAACTTTACCTCATTATTATTTTCTGGTAATAACGATGCCAAAGGCACAGGGAAGCTGCACGCAGATAATCTCTTGATTCAATTCCTAACAATTGATCTCGTTCTAAAGCATCTATACAGGCAAATCTTACTTTTAGTTCTTCACCATTACTATCTATTACTCTCATTGTATTGCCATCATATACACTCCCTTGTCTTATTTAATAAATTTCTTTGATATTGCTTATATTTTCTTTGATATTGATTATATTTTTATTATCTTTATTTAATTCTTTAAAATTGCTTATATTTTCTTTACTTTTTTCTATATTTTCTTTAGTATTGATTGCATAGAAGTCTTGTTTATTATAGTTTTGAGTAATATTATAAATCAAAGATATTATTAAGATAATTAAATAAAAAGATTGTAAAAAATGAAGATTATTTATTATTATATATAAGAAAATAATGTGATATTTTATTCTAACATCATGAAAAAACAAGGTATTTTAGCTCTCCTTTCTCTCCTTGCTTTTACCCCCGCAGTTTTTGCCAATGAAATCGCAGTAAAAGAGGATAATGGCGATATTTATTTAAGCGGTTTACCTAGTTATCAATCTATTCAAGCCGTCTATAACGGTATTCCTAAAGTACAGAAGAAAACATCTAATGAATGTGGATTCATCAAGTTAACAAGTAGTACTTCCACCCCCATTAATTTATCCTCAGACTCTATTACCTTTAACAGTAATAGCTACGCACTAGGTTCAGTTCCTGTTTCCAGTGCTTTAACTTGTTCTAATGGAGTTCTTGGTGGTACAGTTAGCGGTATTGTTCAAAAAGATGGTAATGCAGTTTATATTACTGGTTTATCTCCCTATACTGATTATCAAGTAGGATTTAACAATATCCCTGTAACTCGTTCTATCAAAGCTAATACTTGCGGTATTGCCAAATTATCGAACACTGATACCTACAATAATTCAGCAGGTACGATCGTAATAAAAAATAGAGAGACAGGAGTAACTATCGGAACATTACCAGCATTTGCAAGTATTCCAGAAGCTGGTGGTCCGGTCTGCCGCCGAGGAACAGGATTTTTCCCTGTCGGTTTCCCTACTAGCAGTAATTTTTAGAAGGTATCAGAAATGATCAATAAGCTAAGTTTTACCCTATTATTTTTAGCTCTTAACTTATTTTGTGTTTCTGTTAATGGACAAACTGTAATAGAAGCAGATACCTCAACAGTAAATAATCCACCATCACAAACAGGAGGAAGCAGTGGGAAACCTTCGAGATAAGGGATTAAATTTGTTAATTTTAGCGATTAATTTTTTGTTTCCTAATATTGTAATGGCTTTTCCTGAAGTAATTGGAGTAAAAGATGATGTGGTTTATTTTAAAGGATTAAACCCTTCATCAAACTATGAAGCTGTGCAACCAAAATTTGTCGCAGAAAGAAAAGTAACAGCTGATGACTGCGGAATTATTAGCCTTAATCGTACCGATCGTTACCCTATTTTTGCCAGAGGAAACTACAATGATGTTTACCTTAAAGAAATAGATTATTGGTATTGGTGGACAAATTACAATAATTCTTCGGATTATCCGATGCTTAAGTGTTCCAAGTCAGGGGAAAATTTTATTGTCATAGGGAACATATGGGAATCGATAGATGGTACGGGGAATATGAGTATGACAGTGCATGAGGATAAGGTAAAAATTTATCATCCTCAATTAATTCGACCGAATCAACGGGTTACAGTGCAATGGTTTGGGGAATGGGATGGTACAAATTACTCAGGTACTAATAAAATTAACAAAATCAAAGCAGATGCTTGTGGATTAGCCAAATTATCTATTAAAGATTTTAAAGCTAGAGCGACTGCATGGATTCCTAATCAATTTAATTTTTCTTTACAACAAAATAACAATAATATCCTTAGTTTTGACCCTGTAACCACAGAAATCTCTACCGTTCCTTTTTGTAAGAATGGTGTTTTATTTGAACCCCGATAACTGTAAATATTTACAACGAGAAAATTAATGACTATTCGCCCCCCTCGTACTCCTACTGCTACCAATGACCAAGATAGAACTTTAGGTAATTTATTAGCTTATCAACCTATCAATAATATTCTTGGTAGTGTTAATAATAATGATAAAGATACCTATACTTTTACTCTAACTGAATCCGTTGCCCTAGACCTCAATTATACTGGTGCAAATGTTACCTATACTATTTATCGTATTAATCAAACAGGGGCAGGAAGTAGTGGTGGAAGTCAGGGTAAAATTCTCGTAAAAACAGGATTAACTGCGGATGATTGGCAAAATCTAAATTTATCCTCTGGCAATTATGAGATAGTTTTTTCAACAGCTTCTACATCATTTATTAATTTCTCCTTTAATCTTAGTGCATTACCTTATTCAACCTGGATGGATGATAACGATAATCAATCTTTTCAAGTTGATCAGATATGGTCAGGGTGGCGAGAATTTATTGGTCAGGGCGATTTATCTGATATTCACACGATTAATTTTAATGAAGGTTATCGTCTCCAAATAGTTAATTCTACTGCTAACCTTAACCTTACCCTCAAAAATAATGATGGTTCAATTTTTGCTCAAATCAACAATATTGAGGGTGATTATGAATGGATTTTACCTTCTAATTCTACTGCTAAAACTTTGGAAATTACCTCTAACTCCGATGGCTATTATTCGATGGCACTATTTGAAGATTATAATTATAGTCCTAATCCTACTACGGGTTTATCCCTAGACTGGGATAATTCTAACCTTGATGTAAATGAGTCTACCCAATCGATCGAATTAACTAATTCATGGGGATGGATATATGACGCTGTAAATGAATGGGACGAAATCGATACTTATAGAATAACTCCTGACAGTACAGGATATTATATTATTAGTACAATTCAAAGAGAAAGCGACGCAATATTTTCGATCGTAGATCCGGTAACGAATGAGCAGATATGGCAAACGGATAAAACATCTTATTATTATGAAAGTTCCAGCGAGTTTGAACGAATCGAATTAAGTAGTCTGTTAGAGGGTGGAAAAGAGTATATTTTTAAGGTAACAGATAAAAGTAATAGTTATCACGATGATTATTATGAGGTATTATTTCACAAAGATATTTGGAGAGATAATTATTTCAATATATCCCCTGAATATGCTTTCGACCTAACTAATTATGAAGGAATGGAATTAAGAGATATAAATGGTTGGGGTAATGTTAGTAGAAATTATAATGGAGTTTATTACACAGAATACTATATAGATTATTTTACGATCGATTTTGAAGGTGGATTATTAGAATTAAATTTACAACAAATCAATTCATTTAATAACCATATTGCTTTAAATATTCTTGATGAAAATAATAACTATATAGGCAGTACGGCAGATTCAAAAATCTTTAAATTATCGACAGGAACTTATCAAATATTAATTAGTCCGGGGGGAACAACCATAGGAGATGTTGGCATAAACTACAATTTATCATGGAATAATTTAGGGGAAGCACCCCAACAATTACCTGATATTTATGAGACCAACGATTGGGATAATCCTTATGATTTAACTGATTTATTAACCGGAGGGCAATTTACTGTTAATGCCAACTTAAATAATGATGATGATGATTTTTATAAAATTACTAATACAAATTATACACAACTAAATCTTGATTTATTATTCAATGTTCCCGATGGTGATTATTTTATCGAAATCTATGATACTAATTTAGATTATATTACTGGTTATTATGATAATAATTATAGTAATAATATCAATTTATCGATCGAACAAGGAGATTATTATATCGGGGTTTATTATAATGAACAAACTTTTTTTGAAGATAATAATTATCAATTATCTATCGATTTATCTTAATAGCTATTATTATCGTATTTTAAATTTTCTGTATTGATACATTCTCCATTTTCTATTATTCCTGTCCTCATAATTCCCAATGTTCCCCACATTGCACAATATTTTGTATTATTTTTTGTACTTTCTACTATCAATATCTCGCTATCTTCGGGCAATATTCCTTCAAAATTAAAGTCTAAAGTAATATTATTTACCACCACATGATCTCTAATTTCTGGAAATTCAATATAGCAGTTTCCACCGTCTGGTTGTATAGCAGTAAATGGATTTGTTGTTACTCTACAGCCCTGTGATCGTTTATTTCCTAATTCTTGAGCTAATCTAATTTGAGAGATTAAAGTGTTGAAATCTTCTTTTAATTCTCTTTCTGATCTATTTAAGGAAGCGACCCCGACCGATACTAAAATTCCTACAATAACGATTGAAATTACTACTTCAAATAAAGTAAATCCTTTCATAATTAGAAAACTAAATACTCATAATATTATATCATTTTTATTATTAATATTTATCCTATTTTTATTAGATTTCTTCTTGATCAAAGACCAATTGATTTAACTTAACTATTTGTGATCTAAGTTTTGCCCAATTACGATAAATAGTCGCTTTAGTACGATCGAAAGAACTTAGTTGAGATAAGTAGGATTCACTATTACCTTCACCGAAACGATAAGCAATAGTAAGGATTTCTAATCTTTGTTTATCTCTTTTTCCGATTTCTTGGGAAACCTGAAATTCTCGGCTTATGTCATCTAATGCTAATAACTCTATGGCTACTTTATCCCTTATTGCTTGTTTTAATTCTGTTTGATTTCTCTGCAATTCTGCTACTTTTATTTGTAAATCACCGATAGCTATTTGTCTTTGTTGGACTTCTGCACTGCCACCAAAAGAATTGGTAAAAAAGGGTACTCCCACCAGACTCAAAATATTATTAAGTAATCGTAGTGGAGATGATAAATCACCTAATAATCTCTCGATCGGTCCTGGTGGTGTTGGTTGTCCTTTAGCAATATCGACATTAGAAATTGCTCGATCGCTATTAAGATAATATTGAATAAATGGAGATAATTGACTCCATAAAATTGATTGTTGATTATTACTTCTAGCGGATTCAATTCTTTCGTTTACTTCTGCTATTTTTTCTTCTAAAGTTTTGACTGAATAATTATTATTTACTGCTAAATTCTGTAATTGATTAATACAGCTATTATCTGCTATTACACATGGTAACTCACCTTTTAATGATTCCCAAATATCATCATTTATTTTTGCATCAATAATTTTATCTAATCCATCAGGAGAGTTAAGTACATTTTCATTAATTTTGATTTCCTCCACTGATTCCATGTTTTCATCGTCTATTTCTTCTTCTTCTGCATTTACCCACAGTTGAAAATTTAGAGGGAAAAGGAGTATTAAAACTATAAATATTTTAGATAAATATCTACTTCTTTTATTTCCTTTACCCCATTGATTAGACATAATACTAGGCTTTTTTATTCTACATTATTATCGTTATTTACTAATTTTAATTATAAACTATTTTATTATCTTTACAGTATCGATCGATAAGTATCATAACCCGTCCAGCTACGCTCGACTATAGAATCGCTACGTTCCACTTTAAAGATATTATGTCACACTTAAAAAGGCGGTCACTCCTTCTTTGTTATAGGTCATAGTTCTTCGGTGAGGATACCGCCTAAAAACAAGTTTACTGTTATATGTCTATGGGTGTGACTTATTATAAGTCTTGGGTGTCACTACGCTCTAATGTGTCCGGCTATAGGTGTTAAATCAAGACTTCTCCCACTTAGTGATTACCCGCCCGACAGGAAGAAAGAGAAGAAGAAAAGAAAAGGAGAGAAAGGGTAAAATTGTAATCTCTGCATAAGTTCTGCTACTGCGTAGCTAAGAATAAAAATGAGGAAGAATGAGATAAAAGAAAGCCTTTTTTCGAGGAATAATACAATAGGGCAATTTTAGAGAAAGAAGAAGGCGAGAAAGTTGCTTATCTCTACCAGTCTTATCCGATTCCCAGAAACGAATAATAATTTTTTGATTTTGTTCGGGATAATAGCCGAATTGTAAATCAGGGTTGTTTTTTAAAAATTGATTAAGTGTCATAGTTTTTCTGTTGTGGGTGGGGGCGTTGCCCCCTATAAATTAAGAAATCAAACGAATATTTTGAGCTTCAAACTTTTCTTGAGCCTTATTTTCTGCTATTTCATTCTCGATTCCGCTATGTAAATCAATCATTCTCGAATAAATGGAGGAAAATTCATCAGGCGTTTTTTTAAAATTATTAATTGCAATCATCATAAATTCGATCGCCGTTTCAAGTTTTACCAACGAATCTTCTAAATTACAGCCTTCTTTTAAAAGCCTTTCATAATAATACATATTTGTTTTTCCTTATTTTAGTTGATACATATATTATAACTAATTTTCTTTAATTAATCAAAGATTTTATAACATTATTCAAAGATTTTTGTTATAATAGAGATATAAAAATTCAACTAAACCTGAAAAAAACATTATGATACATTTGTATTTCGATAAGTGTGAAACAGTCGCACAAGCGAAGAAATTATACAAAGAACTTGCTTTAAAACATCACCCTGATCTAGGTGGTAATACCGCAACCATGCAAGAGATTAATCGCCAGTATGAAGAAATTTTAAGAAGATTAGACGGCGAGATAACC from Geminocystis sp. NIES-3709 encodes the following:
- a CDS encoding metal-dependent hydrolase, which gives rise to MKAISHSLTGVIATSFLISTNPIYLSIASIVALLPDCDTSTSTLGRVYPFKFLAKWIEKRYPHRSITHSFLITGLIILLSSPLILINPILWKTICLSYFVGWFGDVFTKSGVCAFYPSQARLIIPGNPRLRLSTNSPAEYWLISLFVIILIISFYLNNFGSITNAFNNFLRLPSGAIEQIRKDISDSLITINIKGYHTITKEKINDDFEVIELLTSTDFLGKKDNVFYRIGTSANVNINVSSMKIINQKPINIRSTEITIDDDYITEYLEEFSDSAFITGNLFTEDWEDLIIPNRADIFNPIVLNIGGNLFLQSAQVKEVKQYLDDAFVTGTIIVRELE
- a CDS encoding thermonuclease family protein, coding for MKIFKILLIISSLILFSCGQSEVKNTIVSNNLTTIKYPLYKVKQGSIYDGDTLRVISNNQELKIRFACIDTREIKQDGGIEDRDFLRSLLAKNNNQVMVHITDEDKYGRSVAELFLPNGKLVQEIQARAGQAFPYPLYKQDCPNWSKVEQAGLSAKKERLGVWSTNNPEYPWNWRRKNQ
- a CDS encoding ATP-binding protein, producing MQSPPIKLRTNNDLISVNSLISSGIKLGHNCYWNPESLPNQHIVTIGSSGSGKTQTLKAIAHSTHQYYPTVNIYIIDFHGDQEIEGETYVPLHMSSKYGINPLIINPDPEGGGSNIQSLIVTTTIKQTLQLGSVQEGKLLLLLKELYQLHGIYQNDLTTWSKEPPNFLDLEELIRKLAESGDKDAQKLELKLEATFQYGIFSRPQLPLLSGGGLLRIDLSKLPSYIGAIAGESFANQLLVNHKLMGEAEGLRTFIIIDEAKEMPKKDYSALSRIMADGRKFGLGLIVASQSERHLSADVIGNSATKIVLPVDQTEVKKVSNKFRFAEAKVSNLQPLHALIRMGKDAIESPIIPYYQRINDENTPSNIC
- a CDS encoding thermonuclease family protein; this encodes MPLASLLPENNNEVKLDIITTDKYSRKVSVVYLPNGEIVQEKQVKEGWAFPYYPYSQDCPVWDKIMSAESIAIDRGVNIYSKGIEKPWEYRKRKN
- a CDS encoding prepilin-type N-terminal cleavage/methylation domain-containing protein; this translates as MKGFTLFEVVISIVIVGILVSVGVASLNRSERELKEDFNTLISQIRLAQELGNKRSQGCRVTTNPFTAIQPDGGNCYIEFPEIRDHVVVNNITLDFNFEGILPEDSEILIVESTKNNTKYCAMWGTLGIMRTGIIENGECINTENLKYDNNSY